In one Cloacibacillus porcorum genomic region, the following are encoded:
- a CDS encoding TAXI family TRAP transporter solute-binding subunit, with translation MKKGIIVTLVALLAALSLTTVAMAAPTYMSIATGGTTGTYYAVGGALAAAVTKGGKIQCTAETGNASVANVNLIATKGIEIAFVQNDITYWAYNGELMFQGKPLKNIRAVASLYPEHIQVVVAKDAGIKSIADLKGKRVGVGAPGSGVEGDVQAIFKVAGLTYKDLKKADFLDFAATTSRFKDNQIDAGFVVAGYPTASIMDLTTTKDVDLLSFDDAFLAKLHKVYPYFVASTIPANTYKGIDKVTKTPAVMAILITNDAVPADQVYEFLTAMFDNLKDIAAVHAKGKEITLKGALDGLTAPLHPGAEKFYKEKGLIK, from the coding sequence ATGAAGAAAGGCATCATCGTAACACTTGTAGCACTTCTTGCAGCGCTTTCCCTTACCACCGTCGCTATGGCGGCGCCCACCTATATGTCGATCGCGACAGGCGGCACGACCGGTACCTACTACGCAGTCGGCGGAGCCCTCGCGGCGGCCGTTACCAAGGGCGGGAAGATTCAGTGCACAGCTGAGACCGGAAATGCTTCCGTCGCCAACGTAAACCTCATCGCCACAAAGGGTATCGAAATCGCGTTCGTACAGAACGACATCACCTACTGGGCGTACAACGGAGAGCTGATGTTCCAGGGCAAGCCCCTTAAGAATATCCGCGCCGTAGCCTCGCTTTACCCCGAGCACATCCAGGTCGTTGTCGCTAAAGATGCCGGTATCAAGAGCATCGCCGACCTCAAGGGCAAGCGCGTAGGCGTCGGAGCCCCCGGTTCAGGCGTTGAAGGCGACGTACAGGCGATATTCAAGGTTGCCGGACTCACCTACAAAGACCTCAAAAAGGCCGACTTCCTCGACTTCGCAGCTACGACCAGCCGCTTCAAGGACAACCAGATTGACGCCGGATTCGTCGTCGCCGGTTATCCGACCGCTTCGATCATGGACCTTACCACGACGAAAGACGTTGACCTCCTGAGTTTTGACGATGCTTTCCTCGCGAAGCTGCACAAGGTGTATCCCTATTTCGTGGCAAGCACAATCCCCGCGAACACATACAAGGGAATTGACAAAGTAACCAAGACCCCGGCCGTCATGGCGATCCTCATCACCAACGATGCGGTTCCCGCCGACCAGGTCTATGAATTCCTGACAGCTATGTTTGACAACCTCAAGGATATCGCAGCGGTCCACGCGAAGGGTAAAGAGATCACCCTTAAGGGCGCGCTCGACGGACTTACAGCTCCTCTGCACCCCGGCGCTGAGAAGTTCTACAAAGAAAAGGGACTCATTAAGTAA
- a CDS encoding TRAP transporter permease: MSETEVKIIDQVEENAKIDLEDLMRKYDTEARFRALTGWQGQLVALLAVAMSCFHFYTSGFGLLLAQMQGAVHLAFTLALVFLLYPATSKQSKTSGIPFYDFILAALGVASALYLVFFFNDLVTRAGLPTTTDLVMGFILIATLLEATRRISNPVLPCLAIIALLYCYFGRYMPQMLAHRGFSVARIVNHMYLGTEGIFGTPLEVSSTFVFMFILFGAVLEKTGLGKFIIDLSMALAGWSTGGPAKVAIVSSGLMGTVSGSSVANVCTTGMFTIPLMKSVGYEPHFAGAVEAVASTGGQIMPPVMGAGAFIMAQFLGVPYIQVAVAAIVPALLYYFAVMVQVHFEACRLGLKGIPWSQLPPIWPLLKSKGFLLIPLIAIIYFLLAGYTPLKAAFNGILVSFVLSWLNKETRLTPVRIYEAFQAGARGAIGVACACATVGMVVGMGTLTGLALRIAGAIVTAAGGSKILTLIFTMCASIILGTGLPTTANFIVTSTMAAPALFQLGVPAMAAYMFVFYFGIAADLTPPVALAAYAGSGIAGSDPMKTGVTAFKLALAGFLVPYIYVYNPMLLFIDVVPMVMVQAICTALIGVFLLAMFSIGFFKAHLAWYMRILAFGGAIGLLIPGTTSDLAGLAVLAVIYIVQTAKAKKNAARAE, translated from the coding sequence GTGAGTGAAACAGAAGTAAAAATCATTGATCAAGTGGAGGAAAACGCGAAGATCGATCTTGAAGATCTTATGCGCAAGTACGACACGGAGGCGCGGTTCCGAGCGCTTACCGGCTGGCAGGGACAGCTGGTGGCTCTGCTTGCCGTCGCGATGTCCTGCTTCCACTTCTATACCTCGGGTTTTGGACTGCTGCTGGCCCAGATGCAGGGCGCCGTCCATCTGGCATTTACGCTGGCGCTGGTATTTCTTCTCTATCCGGCCACGTCGAAACAATCCAAGACCAGCGGCATTCCCTTCTATGATTTTATCCTTGCCGCGCTCGGTGTCGCAAGTGCGCTGTATCTCGTGTTCTTTTTTAACGATCTCGTTACGAGGGCCGGTCTGCCGACCACGACGGACCTTGTGATGGGATTCATCCTCATTGCGACGCTGTTGGAGGCGACGCGGCGGATATCCAATCCCGTCCTTCCCTGTCTCGCGATTATCGCGCTGCTTTACTGTTATTTTGGACGCTATATGCCGCAGATGCTCGCGCACAGAGGCTTCTCCGTGGCGCGTATTGTAAACCACATGTATCTCGGCACAGAGGGGATATTCGGTACGCCTCTTGAGGTGTCATCGACGTTTGTCTTCATGTTCATCCTCTTTGGAGCAGTGCTTGAAAAAACAGGCCTTGGGAAGTTCATCATTGACCTGTCGATGGCTCTCGCCGGCTGGTCGACAGGCGGCCCAGCGAAGGTCGCCATAGTTAGCTCCGGTTTGATGGGGACCGTTTCCGGCTCCTCCGTCGCCAACGTCTGCACCACCGGTATGTTTACGATCCCGCTCATGAAGAGCGTTGGCTACGAACCTCACTTCGCCGGCGCCGTTGAGGCGGTTGCCTCTACGGGCGGCCAGATCATGCCCCCTGTCATGGGCGCGGGGGCCTTCATCATGGCTCAGTTCCTCGGCGTGCCGTATATACAGGTTGCCGTCGCGGCGATAGTCCCCGCCCTGCTTTACTACTTTGCGGTCATGGTCCAGGTGCACTTTGAGGCCTGCCGTCTCGGACTCAAAGGTATTCCCTGGTCACAGCTGCCTCCGATATGGCCGCTTCTTAAGTCAAAGGGCTTCCTGCTCATCCCGCTTATCGCGATCATCTACTTCCTGCTTGCCGGCTACACGCCGCTTAAGGCGGCCTTCAACGGTATTCTGGTCAGCTTCGTGCTCTCCTGGCTCAACAAAGAGACGCGCCTGACGCCGGTGAGAATATATGAAGCTTTCCAGGCCGGAGCGCGCGGCGCGATCGGCGTGGCCTGTGCCTGCGCCACGGTTGGTATGGTCGTCGGTATGGGTACGCTTACGGGGCTTGCCCTGCGTATCGCCGGCGCGATCGTTACGGCGGCAGGCGGCAGTAAGATACTGACGCTCATCTTCACGATGTGCGCGAGCATCATCCTCGGCACTGGACTTCCGACGACGGCTAACTTCATCGTAACCAGTACCATGGCGGCTCCGGCGCTCTTCCAGCTTGGTGTTCCCGCTATGGCGGCCTATATGTTCGTCTTTTACTTCGGTATCGCGGCTGACTTGACGCCGCCTGTAGCTTTAGCTGCCTATGCCGGATCCGGCATAGCGGGCTCCGACCCGATGAAGACTGGCGTCACGGCCTTTAAGCTTGCGCTGGCGGGCTTCCTTGTACCGTATATTTACGTATATAATCCGATGCTGCTCTTCATCGACGTTGTGCCGATGGTAATGGTACAGGCGATCTGCACGGCATTGATTGGCGTATTCCTGCTCGCGATGTTCTCGATCGGCTTCTTCAAAGCCCATCTTGCCTGGTATATGCGTATCCTGGCTTTTGGCGGAGCGATCGGACTTCTGATCCCTGGAACGACCTCCGACCTGGCGGGGCTGGCAGTGCTGGCCGTGATTTACATCGTACAGACCGCGAAGGCCAAAAAAAACGCGGCGAGGGCTGAGTAA
- a CDS encoding gamma-glutamyl-gamma-aminobutyrate hydrolase family protein codes for MRRRFLSVFVALMMLSVLPLAALAAETLSGAKLYSINESAMLEYNVVHSADVSEAKIVDKTGNGIDTVAKLKDIMGVPDAPAAVLSTDIGERTLGKAVIADLTIDDSGKIANIIVTKVRTRPVVGISWKSDKIGSDYKGFAEAFERNGAFAVFLPQVKSAEEAKEVLSKINGLFETGGEDWNPALYGEKQTPHGSSGWNDARDTSDISLMQQAVAMDVPLLAVCRGEQGFNVAMGGGLIQDVPYYLGQKVLAGEIDASRVTGVLKDTGYRKWNEATQTYDKVSCEDEPHYRVQIDGLIHSGGTGYHNLKSGDNIGILTGSKWLYDIIGDTSIDLVATAHHQAIDPQKLGKGLTIAAYSSDGIVEAIEHRDSLFALAVQWHPERDALKDTRGVDVDQDLCNAVLGALVKYAGTHADGPASHSSSSSGCNAGAAAGLMALLAMPLFFYVKKKR; via the coding sequence ATGAGAAGACGGTTCCTGTCTGTTTTTGTGGCATTGATGATGTTGTCTGTGCTGCCATTAGCGGCGTTGGCGGCGGAAACGCTGAGCGGCGCGAAGCTTTATTCAATTAATGAAAGCGCCATGCTTGAATACAATGTCGTCCACTCTGCCGATGTCAGTGAAGCTAAAATTGTTGATAAGACCGGCAATGGTATCGACACGGTAGCAAAACTGAAGGATATTATGGGTGTGCCTGATGCTCCGGCGGCGGTTTTAAGCACCGACATCGGCGAGCGCACGCTGGGTAAAGCTGTCATCGCCGATCTTACCATCGATGACAGCGGTAAGATCGCAAATATCATCGTCACGAAGGTCCGTACCCGTCCAGTGGTCGGTATCTCCTGGAAAAGCGATAAAATAGGGTCGGATTACAAAGGATTTGCCGAGGCCTTTGAGCGTAACGGAGCCTTCGCCGTCTTCCTGCCGCAGGTTAAGAGCGCGGAAGAGGCTAAAGAGGTTTTATCCAAAATTAACGGCCTCTTCGAGACCGGTGGGGAAGACTGGAACCCCGCGCTGTACGGTGAAAAGCAGACGCCGCACGGATCAAGCGGATGGAATGACGCCCGCGATACTTCGGATATCAGTCTGATGCAGCAGGCTGTCGCCATGGACGTTCCTCTGCTGGCGGTCTGCCGCGGCGAACAGGGATTTAATGTGGCGATGGGAGGCGGTTTGATCCAGGATGTCCCCTACTATCTGGGACAGAAGGTCCTTGCCGGTGAAATTGACGCCAGCCGTGTTACCGGTGTGCTTAAAGATACCGGATACAGAAAATGGAATGAGGCGACGCAGACATATGATAAAGTTAGCTGCGAGGACGAGCCGCATTACCGTGTCCAGATAGACGGCCTGATCCACAGCGGCGGCACAGGATATCATAACCTTAAATCAGGAGATAACATTGGCATACTCACCGGTTCGAAATGGCTGTACGATATCATCGGAGACACCTCGATCGATCTGGTTGCTACGGCGCACCACCAGGCCATAGATCCGCAAAAGCTGGGCAAGGGGCTGACGATAGCGGCCTATTCTTCCGACGGTATCGTAGAGGCAATAGAGCATCGCGACAGCCTGTTCGCCCTTGCGGTGCAGTGGCACCCTGAACGTGACGCGCTGAAAGATACCCGCGGCGTGGATGTCGATCAGGATCTGTGCAACGCCGTGCTTGGCGCTCTGGTTAAATATGCCGGAACTCACGCGGACGGCCCCGCCTCCCACTCGTCATCCTCATCTGGATGCAACGCCGGAGCGGCCGCAGGACTGATGGCTCTTCTTGCCATGCCCTTGTTTTTCTACGTCAAAAAGAAGCGGTAG